DNA sequence from the Deinococcus planocerae genome:
AGGCGGGGGTACTCGTGTTCGTGCTGCGGGGGAACCAGAGCGTGCTGAGGCTGGGGGGGTAAGAAATTTCCTTGTAGATCGCGTTGGCCGCCCCATGCCTCTTACCCTTCAAGTAAGGTCGTATTTGAAATAACGCTTTGTGCTGCGCTTACCTCGTTTTGCAATGAGATAGAACGCTTGCTTGTGTTGATGATGCCACAGCGCCTCGTGGATGATGGCTTCGTTTCGGTCCTGGGTTTGCACTCGGTCCCCCACGCCGAAGGGCACATCACGCAGTTCACGCCATAACCCGGGCCGTACCCGGAAAACTTGGTCGCCATACCCAAGGGCAAAGTATTCGCCTTCCTCGCCGCGCAGCTCGAAAACCCGACCGTACGGCCCCAAAGCTCTCCAAGCGTCGAGGTCGTCAGGGTGGATGAGATGGCTGCCATGTTCCTCGAACCAGGGATACAGCCCGAACCGACGAACCTTCTCCATGCCTTTTCAAGTTATCTCAGAAAAGGACGGGCTCTACCTTCCACTTCTTCCCACGATCCCCGGCAACTTGTCCTCCAGCCGCAGCATCGGCAGGTCGAACACCGTGCGCGCGGGCTCGTTCGGCGCGGTGTTGCCCTCCTTGAGCATCGCGTACTGGTCGCGGGTGATGGGCGGCTTGGGGAGAACTTGCATCGCGGGCACGGCCAGGTCCATCAGCGCGAGCGGCACGGGCACGATGGGCTTTTTCTTGCCCAGGGCCGAGAGTTCGAGTTCGAGCAGTTGCCGGAAGGTGAACTCCTCGGGGCCCGT
Encoded proteins:
- a CDS encoding DUF6960 family protein, with translation MEKVRRFGLYPWFEEHGSHLIHPDDLDAWRALGPYGRVFELRGEEGEYFALGYGDQVFRVRPGLWRELRDVPFGVGDRVQTQDRNEAIIHEALWHHQHKQAFYLIAKRGKRSTKRYFKYDLT